A single window of Solanum dulcamara chromosome 5, daSolDulc1.2, whole genome shotgun sequence DNA harbors:
- the LOC129889255 gene encoding uncharacterized protein LOC129889255, which translates to MASKLPIVKTRAVEAAKFLTKHGCAYYKQMLEQNKQYIQAPPTVEKCQHLAKQVFYTRLASIPGRCQAFWKELDDIKNLWKHRQELKIEDAGIAALFGLECFAWFCAGEIVGRGFTITGYYV; encoded by the exons ATGGCGTCAAAACTGCCGATAGTGAAAACAAGGGCTGTTGAAGCTGCAAAGTTCTTGACCAAGCATGGATGTGCATACTACAAGCAGATGTTGGAGCAGAACAAACAATACATTCAAGCGCCACCTACTGTGGAGAAATGCCAGCATCTGGCGAAACAAGTGTTTTATACTCGCTTAGCTAG CATTCCTGGCCGTTGTCAAGCATTCTGGAAGGAACTTGATGATATCAAGAACTTGTGGAAGCACAGACAGGAGCTGAAAATTGAGGATGCTGGCATTGCTGCTCTTTTTGGGCTAGAATGTTTTGCTTGGTTTTGTGCTGGGGAGATTGTAGGTCGAGGGTTCACGATTACTGGTTATTATGTCTAA
- the LOC129889254 gene encoding ferrochelatase-2, chloroplastic-like, with translation MEISRLLQPTKVPTSHTFANFTSMCCPRTRLMPACHSSHGGRETKYDEREITILSSGPSLKKSSVVGGLSLHRPVHKRDIAGKTFCSVGLYTYPGSNVESSSQTAEEKIGVLLLNLGGPDTLHDVQPFLFNLFADPDIIRLPRLFRFLQRPLAQLISVLRAPKSKEGYAAIGGGSPLRKITDEQASALKMALETKEVPANVYVAMRYWHPFTEEAVHQIKRDGITKLVVLPLYPQYSISTTGSSVRALQNIFKDDSYLSRLPVAIIESWYQRQGYIKSMVNLIEQELHNFTMPEEVMIFFSAHGVPVSYVENAGDPYRDQMEECIFLIMKELKARGINNDHTLAYQSRVGPVQWLKPYTDEVLVELGQKGVKSLLAVPVSFVSEHIETLEEIDMEYKELALESGIENWGRVPALNCTSSFITDLADAVVEALPLTMSMSTSTSTFTGTEEEVDNDPMQYFIKMLFGSLLAFVFLFSPKMVSAFKKNIL, from the exons ATGGAGATCTCTCGACTTCTTCAACCGACCAAGGTTCCAACTTCACATACTTTTGCCAATTTCACTTCCAT GTGCTGCCCGCGGACAAGGTTAATGCCTGCTTGCCATTCTTCACATGGTGGGCGAGAAACAAAATATGATGAGCGAGAGATTACGATTTTATCTTCTGGTCCCAGTCTTAAAAAGAGCAGTGTAGTTGGGGGATTGTCTTTACATCGTCCAGTGCACAAGAGAGATATTGCCGGCAAAACATTCTGCTCTGTTGGATTGTATACATATCCGGGGAGCAACGTTGAATCTTCTTCACAGACAGCTGAAGAAAAGATTGGAGTGCTACTTTTGAATCTTGGAGGACCAGACACGCTTCATGATGTCCAGCCTTTTCTGTTCAACTTATTTGCTGACCCT GACATTATACGTCTGCCCAGATTGTTCCGATTTCTCCAGCGCCCATTGGCACAACTTATATCTGTTCTCCGAGCTCCAAAAAGTAAGGAAGGATATGCTGCAATTGGAGGTGGTTCCCCTTTACGAAAAATAACAGATGAGCAG GCTAGTGCACTAAAAATGGCACTAGAAACAAAGGAAGTTCCGGCAAATGTCTATGTTGCGATGCGGTACTGGCACCCGTTCACTGAGGAAGCTGTTCACCAG ATAAAAAGAGATGGGATTACAAAGCTTGTTGTACTGCCTTTATATCCTCAATACTCTATCTCTACAACTGGTTCGAGCGTCCGTGCCCTTCAGAATATTTTCAA AGACGACTCTTATCTGTCCAGACTGCCAGTTGCTATCATTGAATCCTGGTACCAACGACAAGGTTACATCAAGTCCATGGTGAACTTGATTGAGCAGGAGTTACATAATTTCACTATGCCTGAGGAG GTCATGATTTTCTTTAGTGCCCATGGAGTGCCAGTTAGTTATGTTGAAAATGCTGGTGATCCATATAGAGATCAGATGGAGGAGTGCATTTTCTTGATAATGAAAGAGCTTAAAGCTAGAGGAATCAACAATGATCATACCTTGGCTTACCAG AGCCGAGTTGGTCCTGTACAATGGTTAAAACCATACACTGATGAAGTGCTTGTTGAGCTTGGACAGAAAGGTGTTAAGTCTCTGTTGGCTGTTCCAGTAAG CTTTGTGAGCGAGCATATAGAGACTCTTGAAGAGATTGATATGGAATACAAGGAATTAGCACTTGAATCGGGAATTGAAAATTGGGGTCGTGTTCCTGCTCTGAATTGCACCTCCTCTTTCATAACTGATCTGGCTGATGCAGTTGTTGAAGCATTGCCTTTGACAATGTCAATGTCAACGTCAACGTCAACGTTCACTGGTACAGAGGAAGAAGTTGACAATGATCCCAtgcaatattttattaaaatgcTTTTTGGATCGCTATTAgcatttgtttttttgttttcacCAAAGATGGTATCGGCTTTTAAGAAGAACATCCTTTAG